The following coding sequences lie in one Syngnathus scovelli strain Florida chromosome 1, RoL_Ssco_1.2, whole genome shotgun sequence genomic window:
- the LOC125987381 gene encoding uncharacterized protein — protein sequence MSPCVLLAVLCSLPFAMGWVVLGEREEVQMVCAGKEFHLPVYSTSRTVTFTPNSGGPRRVLLEKTTVIDPRFEWTKDKMLVLKNVTHADQGLYSIKLSSGFTYETVRLTVSECIKSYYRNYGENFENNIPEDSFILEFAPRGAPSEAMPIVLWNRTDPDTGIAGRGRMLRDRKVWVADRVTQADQGNYTVRDAEGKVLSRSTLTVRGHTFNVTRLTKESLNLPLFLPVPHAYLIFTPNRHPDESPSGPFDSKPPRGPVQLMREGHITDHDMRYRGLVSVGRNGSVNEVVIARLTSKHDGVYEIRDINGNLVSTTLLQVIERGGKWRALLKSITVPSGMFVSLAGFMLFMKRYPNWSLSQIVACLRTYRTPQAQPPAVNIQNYSQPSPQPAGYQQAGTPRKWTPRASPIHTGYTPVTAGSPSRLTPVHTRGENDQGQRSVSSPCHNSTVEEQTSNEEARRISFPVAGATDCLQSSEGCVTFQIKKEPLRASCSNTNDYYTALPLDTDTSETCRVYTSEKLNL from the exons ATGTCCCCCTGCGTCCTGCTCGCTGTGCTCTGCAGCCTCCCTTTTGCTATGG GTTGGGTCGTACTGG GTGAGAGAGAAGAAGTCCAGATGGTTTGTGCTGGCAAGGAATTCCATTTGCCGGTCTACTCAACATCAAGAACTGTGACTTTTACTCCAAACTCAGGAGGTCCCAGGCGTGTTCTCCTCGAGAAGACCACT GTAATCGACCCTCGTTTTGAATGGACCAAAGATAAGATGCTGGTCCTGAAAAATGTGACTCATGCAGACCAGGGACTTTATTCAATCAAACTATCTTCTGGATTCACCTATGAGACCGTTCGTCTGACAGTTTCAG AATGCATCAAATCCTACTATAGGAACTACGGCGAGAACTTTGAGAACAACATCCCTGAAGACAGTTTTATACTGGAATTTGCTCCCCGAGGCGCTCCATCCGAGGCGATGCCAATAGTCCTGTGGAACCGGACCGACCCTGATACCGGCATTGCGGGTCGAGGCCGGATGCTACGAGACAGGAAGGTCTGGGTGGCCGACAGAGTGACGCAAGCCGATCAAGGCAACTACACAGTGCGAGACGCTGAGGGGAAAGTGTTGTCTCGCAGCACTCTCACTGTCCGCG GACACACTTTCAACGTGACCCGCTTAACCAAAGAGTCTCTGAATCTCCCCCTCTTCCTCCCGGTGCCACACGCCTACCTCATCTTTACCCCCAACCGACACCCTGATGAATCCCCGTCGGGTCCTTTTGACTCCAAGCCCCCCCGCGGGCCTGTTCAGTTAATGCGTGAAGGCCACATCACCGACCATGACATGCGGTACAGAGGCCTGGTCTCGGTGGGGAGAAACGGCTCCGTCAACGAGGTGGTCATAGCGAGGTTGACCTCGAAGCACGATGGCGTCTATGAGATCAGAGACATTAATGGCAACCTGGTGTCGACCACCTTGCTGCAGGTGATTG AAAGGGGTGGCAAGTGGCGAGCTCTTCTCAAGTCCATCACTGTCCCTTCCGGCATGTTTGTGTCTTTGGCCGGTTTCATGCTGTTCATGAAGCGCTACCCCAACTGGAGCTTGTCGCAGATCGTCGCCTGCCTTAGGACGTACCGCACGCCACAAGCACAGCCCCCGGCGGTCAACATTCAA AACTACAGCCAGCCAAGCCCTCAACCTGCGGGATACCAGCAAGCAGGCACACCGAGAAAATGGACCCCAAGAGCCAGCCCAATTCATACT GGTTACACTCCCGTTACAGCGGGAAGTCCATCACGGCTCACTCCTGTTCACACGAGGGGTGAAAATGATCAAGGACAAAGATCTGTGAGCTCCCCCTGTCACAATTCAACTGTCGAG GAGCAAACATCTAATGAAGAAGCAAGGAGGATTTCCTTTCCAGTGGCGGGTGCAACAGATTGCCTGCAGTCCTCCGAAGGTTGCGTTACATTCCAGATCAAGAAGGAACCGCTTAGAGCAAGCTGCAGCAACACAAATGATTATTATACCGCCCTGCCGCTGGACACGGATACGTCTGAAACCTGCAGAGTTTACACTTCGGAAAAGCTCAACTTATAG
- the LOC125994646 gene encoding uncharacterized protein: protein MLLAFLLLPCFLCGSLGVQYEVCYGRTFKFPFQFSLRTRTGNVYFSPESGGGRRLVYENGKAMEPRLQVTPTSLSLQHVTEKDTGEFSTPISGFYLERFKLKVLECAGEVQRYYHGTYSLDIPSQAEILEFSKIDHGDLEILWNRTQIGGTSRGRVKHNSWEVSELTQGDSGYYNLRRKNYTLISRTKLIVTEHFDDYRPKEDARLTLRFPVKFTPWDITFKPMMDDSTPIRVMRSGRMSNNYGYSEEPHFEDRLSLDTGSLEIDPVKVKDSGVFEFRDKDDFLVFVANLDVEEVHAPAYIYVIFFVTIVAALAICCCCIRRCCCKKSASKTNTPQTNPAAAAAPAPAVYYHGTNQPTGPSYSPAPPLGTYSYQPVNPSPAPTPASVGPPAYNRVDIHPDPNPTQLEPPQGVGSTGQYVAPAPSLTPDNPSVDPYPKFEVKGLHLSSNLPLNSDSTFSNVYTSDKLNF, encoded by the exons ATGTTGCTCGCATTCCTTCTGCTACCATGTTTCCTCTGTG GTTCCTTAGGCGTACAGTATGAAGTGTGCTATGGTAGAACTTTTAAATTTCCCTTCCAGTTTTCACTTCGTACACGCACCGGAAACGTTTACTTCTCTCCGgagagcggcggcggcaggAGGCTAGTCTATGAAAATGGCAAG GCAATGGAGCCACGTTTGCAAGTTACCCCTACAAGTCTTTCATTGCAACATGTGACGGAAAAAGACACTGGTGAATTCTCAACTCCAATTAGTGGCTTCTATTTGGAACGCTTCAAACTGAAGGTTTTAG AATGTGCCGGGGAGGTGCAGAGGTATTACCATGGCACCTATAGCCTGGATATTCCCAGTCAGGCAGAAATCCTGGAATTCTCCAAGATCGACCACGGGGACCTGGAAATCTTGTGGAATCGCACTCAAATCGGTGGAACATCCAGGGGGCGGGTGAAGCATAATAGCTGGGAAGTGTCAGAGCTAACGCAAGGTGACAGCGGCTACTACAACCTCCGCAGAAAAAACTACACTCTGATATCAAGGACAAAACTCATAGTAACAG AGCACTTTGATGACTACCGACCCAAGGAAGACGCACGCTTGACCCTGCGGTTCCCTGTGAAGTTTACTCCGTGGGACATTACCTTCAAACCGATGATGGATGACTCGACTCCCATAAGAGTGATGCGTTCTGGACGTATGAGCAATAATTATGGCTATTCAGAAGAGCCACATTTTGAGGATCGACTTTCATTGGACACCGGCAGCCTAGAAATTGATCCTGTGAAAGTAAAAGATTCTGGCGTCTTTGAGTTTCGCGACAAAGACGACTTCTTGGTGTTTGTGGCCAACTTGGATGTAGAAGAAG TACACGCCCCTGCGTATATTTACGTCATCTTTTTTGTCACCATTGTTGCTGCGCTGGCAATCTGCTGTTGCTGCATAAGAAGATGCTGTTGTAAAAAAAGTGCTTCCAAAACAAACACTCCTCAAACgaatccagcagcagcagcagcaccagcacctGCTGTGTATTACCAC GGCACAAATCAACCCACAGGCCCAAGTTACTCTCCGGCACCACCTCTTGGAACGTACTCATATCAGCCTGTGAATCCTTCTCCTGCACCTACACCTGCCTCCGTCGGGCCACCT GCTTACAACAGAGTGGATATCCATCCGGATCCAAACCCGACACAGCTTGAG CCTCCTCAAGGTGTGGGTTCCACTGGGCAATATGTGGCACCAGCTCCATCCCTGACACCGGATAACCCCTCCGTGGACCCCTACCCGAAGTTTGAGGTCAAAGGGCTGCACCTTTCCTCCAACCTTCCGCTCAACTCCGACTCTACTTTCTCCAATGTTTACACCTCGGATAAACTCAACTTCTGA
- the LOC125994713 gene encoding voltage-gated monoatomic cation channel TMEM109 isoform X1, with the protein MRFCARVMVHFLRPSCVLLLLAIAVLHTGAEQAEQKASPAGKGTRQTVSFRGMLGQEFHQYVESLLGIGAIQSATESALLLLESLLGQENVYSVAMFLGTVIRFLAEGAASGLNVIAVYVTEILRVTGFDAALPLPRFTPEGVTTVAQWGLLAIIGYWVLTILLRLVIDALRHIFWLVKMAAVLWLFAMIVSDSSASADTTAVRLGGLILGYILLSLLTSSSNQASALEHRLKSLEGRVKAVEKRKGN; encoded by the exons ATGAGATTTTGTGCGCGCGTCATGGTGCACTTCTTGCGGCCGTCTTGTGTGTTGTTGCTTTTGGCTATTGCCGTGCTCCATACTGGAGCAGAGCAGGCCGAACAGAAAGCGTCGCCGGCCGGGAAAGGGACCCGACAGACGGTCTCCTTCCGCGGCATGCTCGGCCAAGAGTTCCACCAATACGTGGAATCACTCCTGGGAATTGGTGCCATCCAATCAGCGACAGAG AGTGCACTCTTGTTACTCGAGTCACTGCTTGGTCAGGAGAACGTCTATTCAGTGGCCATG TTTCTGGGAACTGTGATCCGTTTCCTTGCCGAAGGAGCTGCCAGCGGCCTCAACGTCATCGCCGTGTACGTCACAGAGATCCTCAGGGTCACGGGATTTGACG CTGCCCTCCCGCTACCCCGCTTCACCCCAGAAGGCGTGACCACAGTGGCCCAGTGGGGGCTCCTTGCTATCATCGGTTACTGGGTGCTGACCATCCTCCTGCGTTTGGTTATCGACGCGCTACGACATATCTTCTGGTTGGTGAAAATGGCGGCGGTACTGTGGCTCTTTGCCATGATTGTCAGCGACAGCAGCGCCAGCGCCGACACCACGGCTGTGCGCCTCGGCGGCCTAATTCTGGGATACATCCTATTGAGCCTGCTCACCTCCAGCTCAAACCAGGCCAGTGCACTCGAGCATCGCCTGAAGAGCTTGGAGGGCCGAGTAAAGGCAGTTGAAAAGAGAAAAGGCAACTAG
- the LOC125994713 gene encoding voltage-gated monoatomic cation channel TMEM109 isoform X2 → MRFCARVMVHFLRPSCVLLLLAIAVLHTGAEQAEQKASPAGKGTRQTVSFRGMLGQEFHQYVESLLGIGAIQSATEFLGTVIRFLAEGAASGLNVIAVYVTEILRVTGFDAALPLPRFTPEGVTTVAQWGLLAIIGYWVLTILLRLVIDALRHIFWLVKMAAVLWLFAMIVSDSSASADTTAVRLGGLILGYILLSLLTSSSNQASALEHRLKSLEGRVKAVEKRKGN, encoded by the exons ATGAGATTTTGTGCGCGCGTCATGGTGCACTTCTTGCGGCCGTCTTGTGTGTTGTTGCTTTTGGCTATTGCCGTGCTCCATACTGGAGCAGAGCAGGCCGAACAGAAAGCGTCGCCGGCCGGGAAAGGGACCCGACAGACGGTCTCCTTCCGCGGCATGCTCGGCCAAGAGTTCCACCAATACGTGGAATCACTCCTGGGAATTGGTGCCATCCAATCAGCGACAGAG TTTCTGGGAACTGTGATCCGTTTCCTTGCCGAAGGAGCTGCCAGCGGCCTCAACGTCATCGCCGTGTACGTCACAGAGATCCTCAGGGTCACGGGATTTGACG CTGCCCTCCCGCTACCCCGCTTCACCCCAGAAGGCGTGACCACAGTGGCCCAGTGGGGGCTCCTTGCTATCATCGGTTACTGGGTGCTGACCATCCTCCTGCGTTTGGTTATCGACGCGCTACGACATATCTTCTGGTTGGTGAAAATGGCGGCGGTACTGTGGCTCTTTGCCATGATTGTCAGCGACAGCAGCGCCAGCGCCGACACCACGGCTGTGCGCCTCGGCGGCCTAATTCTGGGATACATCCTATTGAGCCTGCTCACCTCCAGCTCAAACCAGGCCAGTGCACTCGAGCATCGCCTGAAGAGCTTGGAGGGCCGAGTAAAGGCAGTTGAAAAGAGAAAAGGCAACTAG